TCATTGTGTTTGAAGGATGGGATGCAGGAGGCAAAGGCGGTGCCATCAAACGTTTGACCACAGCCTTAGACCCTCGCGGTTATCAGGTATTCTCCACACCTGCTCCTACCAAGGAGGAGCTTTCTCACCACTATCTGTGGCGATTCTGGAAGAATTTTCCCAAAACAGGCCATATCGCCATTTTCGACCGCAGTTGGTACGGCAGAGTGATGGTGGAAGCGGTGGAAGGGTTCTGCACCCAGCGAGAATATGACCGTGCCTTCTTTGAAATCAACGATATGGAAAAACACTTGGTGGGAAGCGGTATCACCGTGATTAAATTCTTCCTGCACATCTCAAAAGATGAGCAATTAAAACGATTCCAAGACCGCAAAGAAAATCCTCAGAAAGCGTGGAAATTAACCGATGAAGACTTCCGTAACCGTGAAAAATGGGACGATTATCTTTGCACCATTGAAAAAATGATTGATAAAACCCATACCAAAATTGCTCCCTGGCATTTAATTGCAGGAGACGATAAGCGGTATGCCCGTATCGAAGTGCTTCGGATTATTACCGAAACTCTGGAAGAAGTATTAAAACAAAAAGGAAAATAAGGAAAAAAAGATGGAAAAAGAACGAATCACATTTACTCTGCGGGATGGTGAAGATTTTATCACCCTGCAAAATCTTTTAAAGGTGGAAAACATCGTTGCCACCGGCGGCGAAGCAAAATATGTAATTGTGGACGGACTGGTGCAGGTGAACGGTGAATGTGAAAGCCGTCGCGGCAGAAAGCTCCGTTCCGGTGACGTGGTAACCTTTGAAGACTACGAAATCACCGTAGAATAGATGAAGAAAGGACTGCTCCGCTATGGAAACTACCAAAAAAATTAAGTTTATTACCGACTCTGCGGCAGATATCCCAAAAGAATATGCAAAAGAAAAAAACATTGATGTGTTGCCTTTTCATGTGTATTTAAAACCTCATAACGGGGAAGTGCAGGAATATTTTGACGGCGTGGATATCACCTCCGATGAAGTGTTTGCTTTTATGGAAGAAAACAAAGGCAATGTTTCCACTTCTCAGGTAACTGCTTTCACCATTGAGGAATATTTCCGTGAATTAGCGGCAAAAAATGAATATGACACCTATATTTTCACTTGTATCTCTTCTTTGGGAAGTCCCACCTATAACAATGTGAAAATTGCTTTAAAAAATATGGAAGAAGACGGCATCAAACTGGATGTGCGTCTGATTGACTCCAAATTCTATACCATTTGTTACTACTACGCAATGCGGGACGGCATCGCCGCTTATGAAAAGGGTGCCTCTGCTGACGAAGTGGTGAAAATTATTGAAGATTG
The genomic region above belongs to Oscillospiraceae bacterium and contains:
- a CDS encoding RNA-binding S4 domain-containing protein, producing MEKERITFTLRDGEDFITLQNLLKVENIVATGGEAKYVIVDGLVQVNGECESRRGRKLRSGDVVTFEDYEITVE
- a CDS encoding DegV family protein, whose translation is METTKKIKFITDSAADIPKEYAKEKNIDVLPFHVYLKPHNGEVQEYFDGVDITSDEVFAFMEENKGNVSTSQVTAFTIEEYFRELAAKNEYDTYIFTCISSLGSPTYNNVKIALKNMEEDGIKLDVRLIDSKFYTICYYYAMRDGIAAYEKGASADEVVKIIEDCCQSTNIFLMNGTLEYLKRGGRITGASALLGTILDIKPILTVKDGLMAATEKVRGVKKTMNRIMELVKDATKDGGYRYMIVYSNKAQYYDEFVQLVHENFKGAEITENQVGCTVGVHIGPGLVGLMFQKVTKM